A genomic stretch from Thaumasiovibrio subtropicus includes:
- a CDS encoding type IV secretory system conjugative DNA transfer family protein yields the protein MKIVGIVFLFLLLTAFFLVAGQYAAAFAMLKQAGMDYSNISYDTFYYYWLDYKDLEWAKKYLAVGYAFGGLVSSFPLIIVGAVLFGMYKPEELHGSARFANSVELRKSGLFPRKKKAEPEKPVLLLGRGGKGSYKNQLIQFEGQQFAGVEAPTRSGKGVGIVIPNALNYSESLVTLDIKLENFEKTAGQRAAMGQEVYIFCPDGYSTTALEASNGTVRSHCWNPFDYVRRDAKFRVGDLMVITNALYPTGSGGKDDMWNELAGKLFTGLSLFMLDIEKITHRQASFPYLIELKSSKDGLDKWMESQLDAGYCSDETKREFADFMGAAKETKGSILSNFNAPLAVFSDQVCAASVSKSDFDFRDLRKKKMSIYVGVKPANIPRFQKLLNLFFEQLINENTKVLPELDPALKYQCLCLLDEFPALGRVQIIDKAIGYAAGYNMRFLMIYQSEAQLEKKDVYGKEGAKALLDNLAVRVIYPPKEVTEQVKRISETLGYKTVKERTVSRTSGKGSTRTRNETKQKRALMMPQEIVELGFEKHKSGLGINTLMIMENMRPFKAKKIIYFEEKEFQAKVDYSLNNVPSIPALF from the coding sequence ATGAAAATTGTCGGGATTGTTTTTCTATTCCTCTTGCTCACTGCTTTTTTCTTGGTAGCAGGGCAGTATGCCGCAGCGTTTGCGATGCTAAAACAGGCGGGAATGGACTATTCGAACATCAGCTATGACACGTTTTATTATTACTGGCTTGACTATAAAGATCTCGAATGGGCGAAAAAATACCTTGCTGTGGGCTATGCCTTCGGTGGGTTGGTATCCAGCTTCCCCCTGATTATCGTTGGCGCGGTACTCTTTGGTATGTATAAACCAGAAGAACTACACGGAAGTGCGCGATTTGCTAACTCTGTCGAACTGCGAAAATCTGGTCTCTTTCCGCGCAAGAAAAAGGCAGAGCCCGAAAAGCCAGTATTGTTGCTTGGTCGTGGCGGTAAAGGAAGCTACAAGAATCAGCTCATTCAGTTTGAAGGGCAGCAATTTGCAGGTGTAGAAGCTCCAACACGATCAGGAAAAGGGGTGGGGATTGTTATACCCAATGCTCTCAATTATTCAGAGAGCTTGGTTACTCTCGATATTAAGTTGGAAAACTTCGAAAAAACAGCAGGACAACGTGCCGCTATGGGGCAAGAAGTGTATATCTTTTGTCCCGATGGATACAGCACAACCGCGCTAGAAGCCTCAAATGGAACAGTGAGAAGTCATTGTTGGAATCCGTTTGATTATGTCCGTCGAGACGCCAAGTTTCGCGTCGGGGATCTGATGGTCATAACGAATGCACTTTACCCCACAGGAAGTGGTGGTAAGGATGACATGTGGAATGAGCTTGCAGGAAAACTATTCACTGGTCTTTCGCTGTTTATGTTGGATATAGAAAAGATAACTCATCGCCAAGCGAGTTTTCCTTATCTTATCGAGTTGAAGTCTAGCAAAGATGGACTAGATAAATGGATGGAATCACAGCTCGATGCAGGTTATTGCAGCGATGAAACCAAGCGCGAGTTTGCGGATTTCATGGGGGCAGCGAAAGAGACAAAAGGCAGTATTTTGTCTAATTTCAATGCACCACTCGCGGTATTTTCCGACCAAGTTTGCGCTGCCAGCGTCTCTAAGAGTGATTTTGATTTTAGGGATCTTCGTAAGAAAAAAATGTCCATTTATGTTGGTGTCAAACCCGCCAACATCCCACGTTTTCAAAAGCTATTGAATCTGTTTTTTGAGCAGCTAATCAATGAGAATACGAAAGTCCTACCTGAATTAGATCCCGCCTTGAAGTATCAATGTCTTTGTTTGTTAGACGAGTTTCCTGCTTTGGGACGAGTACAGATCATCGATAAAGCGATAGGTTATGCCGCAGGCTATAACATGCGATTTTTGATGATTTATCAAAGCGAAGCGCAGTTAGAGAAAAAAGATGTCTATGGCAAAGAGGGGGCAAAAGCTCTGCTTGATAACCTTGCTGTGCGTGTCATTTACCCTCCCAAAGAAGTAACAGAGCAAGTTAAGCGGATCAGTGAAACATTGGGTTACAAGACCGTCAAAGAGCGCACAGTCAGCCGCACTTCGGGGAAAGGCTCCACACGTACGCGCAATGAAACCAAACAAAAACGGGCGCTGATGATGCCGCAAGAAATTGTAGAGTTGGGTTTCGAAAAACACAAAAGCGGTTTGGGTATTAACACATTGATGATTATGGAAAATATGCGGCCATTTAAAGCAAAAAAAATCATCTACTTTGAGGAAAAAGAGTTTCAGGCAAAGGTCGATTATTCGCTTAACAATGTTCCTAGCATCCCTGCTCTATTTTAA
- the virB11 gene encoding P-type DNA transfer ATPase VirB11, which translates to MHSEFDKSTTIRTLLAESGLQAILDTPGLTELAINEPYVVLYDTGGDWQEKRLDMLSYDFLSELCQAFAVFNNLSVDEGIFSIKLPDGERGQVVMPPVTQDGIISMTIRKPSLDRFDLASYQSSGRFAFTQKSGEEKECDINSRLSELKAQGDIAGFFRLAVESNKNILLVGGTGSGKTTVMKAMVDCYPTSSRLITVEDVHELSLPNHPNHVHLFYRKNTPVTPKLLIESCMRMKPDHVLLAELRGDETWTYLELLNTGHAGSITTVHANSSRDAYARITSLIKQSPVGMGLEYEFINRTVKESIDVVAFFKRTHLTELIFTAEEEV; encoded by the coding sequence ATGCATTCAGAATTTGATAAAAGTACGACCATTCGAACGCTTCTTGCTGAATCAGGTTTACAAGCCATTTTGGATACACCGGGGCTAACGGAATTGGCGATTAATGAACCTTACGTTGTGCTCTATGACACTGGGGGTGATTGGCAAGAAAAGCGGTTGGACATGCTCTCGTATGACTTTTTATCTGAGCTCTGTCAAGCGTTTGCCGTTTTTAATAATTTATCTGTAGATGAAGGTATATTTTCCATCAAATTGCCCGATGGTGAACGTGGACAGGTTGTTATGCCTCCTGTGACACAAGATGGCATTATTTCAATGACTATTCGTAAGCCGTCATTAGATAGGTTCGACTTAGCATCTTATCAATCCAGTGGTCGTTTTGCGTTTACGCAAAAAAGCGGAGAGGAAAAAGAGTGCGATATCAATAGCAGGCTATCCGAGCTCAAAGCGCAAGGAGACATCGCTGGTTTCTTTCGTCTCGCAGTAGAATCGAATAAAAACATCTTGCTTGTTGGCGGAACAGGTTCAGGTAAAACGACAGTCATGAAAGCGATGGTAGACTGTTACCCCACCTCATCGCGACTAATTACGGTCGAAGATGTACACGAGTTGTCTTTACCTAATCATCCCAATCATGTTCATCTTTTCTACCGGAAGAATACGCCCGTTACCCCAAAATTGCTCATTGAATCTTGTATGCGAATGAAGCCCGACCATGTGCTTTTGGCTGAGCTTCGAGGTGATGAAACATGGACATATCTAGAGTTGTTGAATACTGGGCACGCAGGTTCTATTACGACTGTTCACGCTAATTCCAGTCGAGACGCGTATGCGCGGATAACGTCCTTGATAAAGCAGAGTCCTGTTGGAATGGGACTTGAGTACGAGTTCATTAATCGCACTGTTAAAGAAAGTATCGATGTCGTTGCTTTTTTTAAAAGAACTCATCTTACGGAGCTTATTTTTACCGCAGAGGAAGAGGTTTAA
- the virB10 gene encoding type IV secretion system protein VirB10 has translation MNEIENATDGIESTVDRGEVDLRTKDKQKRNVIIFLIVIVVMLIVAVGLGFTLYSLNTSAMGSEQEQFELDDGGIIKGESDIGNESFLTQIRQRAQLEQKQAEAEAARQKAAEEAAAKAETEKEVAEANIEPEKPVLEYRTEPRVRSREPLPQSQSQPQPVATAANSSSSEPKPLTKEERQMQGSVMVNASGSDVAYGGGGDSLSDGNSPIAQRYDNSYNGSSFESGSATVRPPRSLDFLLKHGTSIPCALQTEIISEYNGYVICRTTQDIYSANGNALLIERGSTITGQQNVALEQGKARLFVIWSNVETPNGVSVRIDSLGTGSLGAAGVDVWVDYHYAKRFGGALLLSFIEDGLDVLNSNLKDNHPDTSFDNSTQSMDSLANEVLKHTINIPPTGYALVGSRLNILVVRDIDMSNVYKFQ, from the coding sequence ATGAATGAGATTGAGAATGCTACCGACGGAATAGAATCTACAGTCGATCGTGGTGAAGTAGATTTGAGAACAAAAGACAAGCAAAAGCGTAACGTCATAATTTTTCTCATTGTAATTGTGGTGATGCTCATTGTCGCTGTCGGACTCGGGTTCACTTTATACTCGCTTAATACATCCGCAATGGGTAGCGAACAAGAACAATTCGAGCTTGATGATGGCGGTATCATCAAAGGTGAAAGTGACATTGGCAACGAAAGTTTCTTAACGCAAATACGTCAACGTGCCCAATTGGAGCAAAAACAAGCGGAGGCTGAAGCAGCAAGGCAAAAAGCAGCAGAAGAAGCTGCCGCAAAAGCTGAAACAGAGAAAGAAGTAGCTGAAGCTAATATTGAGCCTGAAAAACCTGTGTTGGAGTATCGAACCGAGCCCAGAGTACGATCGCGTGAACCTTTGCCACAGTCACAGTCACAGCCACAGCCAGTGGCTACTGCTGCAAACTCATCGTCCAGTGAACCTAAGCCTCTCACGAAGGAAGAGAGACAGATGCAAGGTTCGGTAATGGTGAACGCTTCAGGAAGTGATGTGGCTTATGGTGGCGGTGGCGATAGTTTGTCAGATGGGAATAGTCCAATCGCACAGCGCTATGATAATTCCTACAATGGCTCATCATTCGAAAGCGGTAGTGCTACGGTTCGACCGCCTCGTAGTTTGGACTTTCTGTTAAAGCACGGTACCAGCATTCCTTGCGCACTCCAAACAGAGATTATTTCCGAATATAACGGTTATGTGATTTGCCGAACGACTCAAGATATTTACAGCGCAAATGGCAACGCACTTCTTATTGAGCGGGGTTCGACGATTACTGGACAGCAAAATGTCGCCTTAGAGCAAGGAAAAGCGCGGTTATTTGTGATCTGGTCAAATGTGGAAACCCCCAATGGTGTATCAGTTCGAATCGATAGCTTGGGAACTGGTTCATTGGGTGCGGCGGGTGTCGATGTATGGGTTGATTACCATTACGCAAAACGATTTGGCGGTGCTCTTTTGTTGTCATTCATAGAGGATGGCTTAGATGTTTTAAATAGTAATTTGAAAGACAATCACCCTGATACATCCTTTGATAATTCTACGCAAAGCATGGACTCACTCGCTAATGAAGTGCTGAAGCACACGATTAATATCCCACCGACCGGTTACGCATTAGTCGGTAGCCGACTGAACATCCTAGTTGTCCGCGACATCGATATGTCTAACGTGTACAAATTTCAGTAA
- a CDS encoding TrbG/VirB9 family P-type conjugative transfer protein encodes MIRGLILLMLSVFSLSVSAIEVPSSRGFDKRVVSTKYNPADVIEIHTKVGKATLIQFEKGEAIIGEATGLGMGDAAAWGFAVRGNSIFLKPVAKNPDTNLIVVTNKGRTYVFDLKTVKRNPHYYIALEYDPVVDPTKGKPRVPCSLHDRNFIYFKQGDLELSPTHVWDDGVFTCMKFQDNLELPLVFQVTNEGIESLVNYHIEEDILIIHTVAPKFHLRLGTQVLGLDSAYTRSRGYNASKTTVNQERVTIHE; translated from the coding sequence ATGATTCGTGGTTTGATCTTGCTTATGTTGTCGGTGTTTTCTCTTAGCGTTTCGGCCATCGAAGTACCTTCATCACGCGGTTTCGATAAACGTGTTGTATCGACTAAATACAATCCCGCTGATGTTATCGAGATCCATACAAAAGTAGGTAAGGCTACGCTGATTCAGTTTGAAAAGGGTGAAGCCATCATTGGTGAAGCCACAGGTCTAGGCATGGGTGATGCTGCCGCGTGGGGTTTTGCGGTGAGAGGTAATAGTATTTTTTTAAAACCAGTGGCAAAGAACCCGGATACAAACCTCATCGTTGTAACGAACAAAGGTCGTACTTATGTGTTTGATTTGAAAACAGTTAAGCGTAATCCACATTACTACATTGCCTTAGAGTACGATCCCGTCGTTGATCCAACAAAAGGTAAGCCGCGTGTTCCATGCTCCCTACATGACCGAAACTTTATTTACTTCAAGCAAGGCGATTTAGAGCTATCCCCGACCCATGTATGGGATGACGGTGTGTTCACCTGCATGAAATTTCAAGACAACTTGGAGTTACCGCTCGTGTTTCAAGTCACTAATGAGGGAATAGAATCGCTAGTGAATTATCACATAGAAGAAGACATCCTGATTATTCATACAGTAGCACCAAAATTTCATTTAAGGCTAGGTACGCAAGTCTTAGGTCTAGACAGCGCATACACGCGATCACGTGGTTATAACGCGTCAAAGACAACAGTAAATCAAGAGCGAGTGACTATTCATGAATGA
- a CDS encoding virB8 family protein, which translates to MSDVMIDSSPHIGELPEVSEKNVYEKNLNSLKKEKEAELNKAAEIYLKEASDFHKDSVDMQKSKAKYALFAAIGAFLLSILSVTALVIALPFKTVVPYVITVDNNTGQTQTALAMSDAKKTTYGEALDKYWLNQYVIQRNTYDWYTIQSGYDFVNLTSTTKVMAAYANFISSDNSPVKVFGENRSIEIKTDGVSFLPSSSDTNVAQVRFTRTIRDRNGRESATFKPTQWIATITWEYTKELKYENERLINPLQFIVTSYRESEILK; encoded by the coding sequence ATGTCAGACGTAATGATTGATAGCTCTCCACATATTGGAGAGCTACCAGAAGTTTCAGAAAAAAATGTTTATGAAAAAAATCTGAATAGCTTGAAGAAAGAAAAAGAGGCCGAGTTGAATAAAGCCGCAGAGATCTATCTCAAGGAAGCCTCAGATTTTCATAAAGATAGTGTCGATATGCAGAAGAGTAAGGCAAAGTATGCGTTATTTGCTGCGATAGGGGCATTTTTGTTGTCGATATTAAGTGTGACTGCACTAGTAATAGCGCTCCCGTTCAAAACGGTAGTACCTTATGTGATTACTGTTGATAACAATACTGGTCAAACTCAAACAGCTCTTGCAATGAGTGACGCGAAGAAAACTACGTATGGTGAAGCACTGGATAAATACTGGCTTAATCAATATGTCATACAGAGAAACACTTATGACTGGTACACCATTCAGTCAGGATACGACTTTGTTAATTTGACTAGTACGACAAAAGTCATGGCTGCATATGCGAACTTTATTAGCTCTGATAACTCACCAGTGAAGGTGTTTGGTGAGAATCGAAGCATTGAGATTAAAACTGATGGCGTTTCTTTCCTACCATCATCTAGTGATACTAATGTTGCTCAAGTTAGATTTACTCGCACTATTCGTGACCGTAATGGTCGAGAATCTGCGACATTCAAACCAACTCAATGGATAGCCACTATAACATGGGAGTACACAAAAGAATTGAAGTATGAAAACGAACGATTGATTAACCCACTTCAATTTATTGTTACCTCTTATAGAGAGTCGGAGATTTTAAAATGA